The proteins below come from a single Cylindrospermopsis raciborskii Cr2010 genomic window:
- the cobO gene encoding cob(I)yrinic acid a,c-diamide adenosyltransferase gives MSRNTSDQLGEDQEIGGLIDEVMSSSLSDEQYRQKMQRRKQIQDQRIADAIPQKGLIIVNTGHGKGKTTAALGMIVRALGHGYKVAIVQFIKGAWEPSEKRVFSSWSDQLEFHAMGEGFTWETQDRDRDLDKANVAWEKSLEFIRHPEFHLVLLDEINIALKLGYLKVDQVLAGLAQKPPDKHVILTGRGAPPALIEKADLVTEMTLIKHPFKDQGVKAQPGIEY, from the coding sequence ATGAGTAGAAACACATCGGATCAGTTGGGCGAGGATCAAGAAATTGGTGGGTTGATTGATGAGGTCATGTCATCATCCTTGAGCGATGAGCAGTACCGTCAGAAAATGCAGCGTCGTAAACAGATACAAGATCAACGTATAGCGGATGCCATTCCTCAAAAGGGGTTAATTATAGTTAATACTGGTCATGGCAAGGGGAAAACCACTGCTGCTTTGGGTATGATAGTAAGAGCACTGGGACATGGATATAAAGTGGCAATTGTGCAATTTATTAAAGGTGCTTGGGAACCATCAGAAAAGCGGGTTTTTAGCTCCTGGTCCGATCAACTGGAATTTCATGCCATGGGTGAGGGTTTTACCTGGGAAACCCAAGACCGGGACAGGGACTTAGATAAGGCTAATGTTGCTTGGGAGAAGTCTTTAGAGTTTATTCGCCATCCTGAGTTTCACTTGGTTTTGTTAGACGAAATTAATATTGCCCTAAAACTTGGTTATTTAAAGGTGGATCAAGTTTTAGCAGGTTTAGCTCAAAAACCCCCTGATAAGCACGTCATTTTAACTGGTCGGGGCGCTCCACCAGCTTTAATTGAAAAAGCGGATTTAGTTACGGAAATGACTCTGATCAAACACCCATTTAAGGATCAAGGAGTTAAAGCTCAACCAGGAATTGAGTATTAG